The DNA region CCGTAAATGGAATCTGAACAACTGTTGCTTCCAAATTTTCTATGCTAATTTTACTTTCTACTAAAATCAAGCTATTAGAGTGAAGTTCATTTTTTGATAACTCCAAACTATCTTTATCAAAAGCAATCAAAAAGTCAAGTTTATTGTTAAGCGTACCAACATCCTCATTTGCAATACGCAAACTATAATGGGTGTGTCCTCCTTTAATCCTCGATGAAAAAGCTCGAAATGCATATAAATAATAGCCTTGCGAATTTAAAACCTTCGACCATAAATCACCAGAACTTTCAATACCTTCCCCTTGTTCCCCACCAATGCGCCAAGATAATTCTTGCATATTCTCACCACCTAAATTATTTTTCTTAAGCTCATTATATCATTTTAATTTTAAAATAAAAGCTATCTTAAGCACATTAATATTTATTTATAATTTTTTTGTTAGTCCCCTAAAATTGCTTGCAATATAGCTATAACTAGCCTACAATTAGTAAATAATAAATAAATTTAGAGAGGTGAAAACTACTTTTAGTAGTATTATATGACTAAAATGTTTTATTTTACTGGTACTGGTAATAGTTTATATGTCGCTAAAAAATTAAGTAATGAACTTGAAAGTGATTTAGTAGACATTACCACATTGATATCGAATAATGTTATAACGATACCCGATGCTTGCGTAGGATTAGTTTTTCCACTATATGCCTTTGGAATACCTGAAATTATTGAACGTTTTCTAATTAAATTAAATTTAACAAATAGCAATGTATATTTTTTTGCTATAATTACTTGTGGTGGATCTGGCTATGGTATTGTTAAACAGCAACTTGACAACATTTTGTCTACCAAAAACTTCAAATTGAGCTATACTGCATTTCAAAATATGCCTAGCAACTATATAAAACTATTTAAACCACCTACTGCCGCCCAAGCTCAAAAAAATATTGCAAACCAAGAACCACATCTTAAACAGATTGTTCTTGATGTAAAAAAACAAGTTCGAAGCCAAATTTCTAATTCTCCCCTAAGTTTCATATATAGTTTTTTTTATAAAAACTGGCGACACAACTTGAAAAATTCCCATCAAAACTTTTTCGTGCAAAGCTCTTGTACAGGTTGTGGTTTGTGCGTGAAACTATGTCCTGAAAAAAATATTTC from Succinispira mobilis DSM 6222 includes:
- a CDS encoding EFR1 family ferrodoxin (N-terminal region resembles flavodoxins. C-terminal ferrodoxin region binds two 4Fe-4S clusters.) — encoded protein: MTKMFYFTGTGNSLYVAKKLSNELESDLVDITTLISNNVITIPDACVGLVFPLYAFGIPEIIERFLIKLNLTNSNVYFFAIITCGGSGYGIVKQQLDNILSTKNFKLSYTAFQNMPSNYIKLFKPPTAAQAQKNIANQEPHLKQIVLDVKKQVRSQISNSPLSFIYSFFYKNWRHNLKNSHQNFFVQSSCTGCGLCVKLCPEKNISLKNNLPHWQIQCQDCLACINLCPEQAIQSNYLTKIYGRYRNPFISIDELIKN